In Streptomyces sp. NBC_00306, a single genomic region encodes these proteins:
- a CDS encoding YjbQ family protein, with product MPAPFTTKVLNLTTGSDETVTDLTGACEQFLQEAANGRDGLLNVFVPHATAGVAVIETGAGSDDDLLAALHTLLPADDRWQHRHGSPGHGRDHVLPAFVPPHATLPVIGGRLELGTWQSVCLVDTNKDNPRRTVRLSFLG from the coding sequence ATGCCCGCACCCTTCACCACCAAGGTCCTGAACCTCACCACCGGCTCCGACGAGACGGTGACCGATCTGACCGGCGCCTGCGAACAGTTTCTCCAGGAGGCGGCGAACGGCCGGGACGGACTGCTCAACGTCTTCGTCCCGCACGCGACGGCCGGTGTCGCCGTGATCGAGACGGGCGCGGGCAGCGACGACGACCTGCTGGCCGCGCTGCACACCCTCCTCCCGGCCGACGACCGCTGGCAGCACCGCCACGGCAGCCCGGGCCACGGCCGCGATCACGTCCTGCCCGCGTTCGTCCCTCCGCACGCGACGCTGCCGGTGATCGGCGGACGTCTCGAACTGGGCACCTGGCAGTCGGTCTGCCTGGTCGACACGAACAAGGACAACCCGCGCCGCACGGTGCGGCTCAGCTTCCTCGGCTGA
- the amaB gene encoding L-piperidine-6-carboxylate dehydrogenase, with the protein MTSNDIPLPDLEALRSLARESLRRCGAELPADGGDVVARSPLTGGTLFTLPATGAAEVDAAIGAAAEAFPQWRTVPAPRRGALVKRLGELLTEHKEHLADLVTVEAGKIRSEALGEVQEMIDICEFAVGLSRQLYGRTMASERPGHRLSESWHPLGVVGVISAFNFPVAVWSWNTAVALVCGDPVVWKPSELTPLTALACDALLARAAADTGAPAGLHQVLLGGRDIGERLVDDERVALVSATGSVRMGKEVAPRVAARFGRCLLELGGNNGAVVTPSADLDLSVRGIVFSAAGTAGQRCTSLRRLIVHEDIADRLVEKIVHAYGQLPVGDPFADGTLVGPLISGAAHDAMRQALADAEADGGKVLTGGERLTARSAPDAVYVRPAVVRMPAQTDVVRRETFAPILYVLTYRTLEEAVALHNGVPQGLSSSIFTQDQREAERFLGADGSDCGIANVNIGTSGAEIGGAFGGEKETGGGRESGSDAWRAYMRRATNTVNYSDSLPLAQGVNFL; encoded by the coding sequence GTGACCAGCAACGACATTCCTCTTCCGGACCTCGAAGCGCTGCGTTCGCTCGCCCGGGAGAGCCTGCGGCGCTGCGGCGCCGAGCTGCCCGCGGACGGCGGCGACGTCGTCGCGCGGTCGCCGCTGACCGGCGGCACGCTCTTCACTCTGCCCGCCACCGGGGCCGCAGAGGTGGACGCGGCGATCGGGGCGGCCGCGGAGGCGTTCCCGCAGTGGCGCACTGTGCCCGCGCCCCGGCGCGGCGCGCTGGTCAAGCGGCTGGGTGAGCTGCTCACCGAGCACAAGGAGCACCTCGCCGACCTGGTCACCGTCGAAGCGGGAAAGATCCGCTCCGAGGCGCTCGGCGAGGTGCAGGAGATGATCGACATCTGCGAGTTCGCGGTCGGTCTGTCCCGGCAGCTCTACGGGCGGACCATGGCCTCCGAGCGCCCCGGCCACCGTCTCTCGGAGAGCTGGCATCCGCTCGGCGTCGTCGGGGTGATCTCCGCCTTCAACTTCCCGGTCGCCGTCTGGTCCTGGAACACCGCCGTCGCCCTGGTCTGCGGCGACCCGGTGGTGTGGAAACCCTCGGAACTCACCCCGCTCACCGCCCTGGCCTGCGACGCGCTCCTGGCGCGGGCCGCGGCCGACACGGGTGCGCCCGCCGGCCTGCACCAGGTCCTGCTCGGCGGCCGCGACATCGGCGAGCGGCTCGTCGACGACGAGCGGGTGGCGCTGGTGAGCGCGACCGGTTCGGTGCGGATGGGCAAGGAGGTGGCACCGCGCGTGGCCGCCCGTTTCGGCCGCTGTCTGCTGGAGCTCGGCGGCAACAACGGGGCCGTCGTCACCCCGTCAGCCGACCTCGACCTCTCGGTGCGCGGCATCGTCTTCTCCGCGGCCGGCACCGCGGGGCAGCGCTGCACCTCACTGCGCCGGCTGATCGTCCACGAGGACATCGCCGACCGGCTGGTCGAGAAGATCGTCCACGCGTACGGACAGCTGCCGGTCGGTGATCCTTTCGCGGACGGCACGCTGGTGGGTCCGCTGATCTCCGGCGCCGCGCACGACGCCATGAGGCAGGCGCTCGCCGATGCGGAGGCGGACGGCGGCAAGGTCCTCACCGGCGGCGAGCGGCTGACGGCGCGGTCGGCCCCGGACGCGGTCTATGTGCGGCCCGCGGTCGTCCGGATGCCCGCGCAGACCGATGTCGTGCGACGGGAGACCTTCGCCCCGATCCTGTACGTGCTGACCTATCGGACGCTGGAGGAGGCGGTCGCGCTGCACAACGGCGTGCCGCAGGGTCTGTCGTCGAGCATCTTCACGCAGGACCAGCGGGAGGCGGAGCGCTTCCTGGGCGCCGACGGGTCCGACTGCGGTATCGCCAACGTCAACATCGGCACGTCGGGTGCCGAGATCGGCGGGGCGTTCGGCGGCGAGAAGGAGACGGGCGGCGGGCGCGAGTCCGGCTCGGACGCCTGGCGTGCGTACATGCGCCGGGCGACCAACACGGTGAACTACTCCGACAGCCTGCCGCTGGCCCAGGGGGTCAATTTCCTCTAG
- a CDS encoding NAD(P)-binding domain-containing protein: MNNFGARDATRNKDVVVIGAGQAGLSGAYHLRRVGLVPDRDFVVLDHSPQPGGAWQFRWPTLTYGKVHGMHSLPGMELTGADDDRPSSEVIGAYFAAYEERFDLRVHRPVDVLAVREGDDGRLRVETSEGTWSARALISATGTWDRPFWPRYPGQETFRGRQLHTAGYRGPEEFAGQRVVVVGGGASGTQHLMEIAPYAAATTWVTRRPPVFREGPFDENVGRAVVAKVDERVRLGLPPQSVVSVTGLPLNDAIRRAREDGVLDRLPMFDRITPDGVAWDDGRVVEADVILWATGFRAAIDHLAPLKLREPGGGIRMDGTRAVRDPRIHLVGYGPSASTIGANRAGRAAVHEIMRLLEREPALV, from the coding sequence GTGAACAACTTCGGGGCGCGTGACGCGACGCGGAACAAGGACGTGGTCGTCATAGGCGCCGGGCAGGCGGGACTGTCCGGCGCCTACCATCTGCGCCGTGTCGGGCTGGTCCCCGACCGCGACTTCGTGGTCCTCGACCACTCCCCGCAACCGGGTGGCGCCTGGCAGTTCCGCTGGCCGACGCTGACCTACGGCAAGGTCCACGGCATGCACTCACTCCCCGGGATGGAGCTGACCGGAGCGGACGACGACCGGCCCTCGTCGGAGGTGATCGGGGCCTACTTCGCCGCCTACGAGGAGCGCTTCGACCTGCGCGTGCACCGCCCCGTCGACGTCCTGGCGGTGCGCGAAGGAGACGACGGCCGGCTGCGCGTCGAGACCTCGGAGGGGACCTGGTCGGCGCGGGCGCTGATCAGTGCGACCGGCACCTGGGACCGGCCCTTCTGGCCGCGCTACCCGGGCCAGGAGACCTTCCGCGGGCGGCAGTTGCACACCGCCGGGTACCGGGGGCCCGAGGAGTTCGCCGGGCAGCGGGTGGTCGTCGTGGGCGGCGGAGCCTCGGGGACCCAGCATCTGATGGAGATCGCCCCGTACGCGGCGGCCACCACCTGGGTCACCCGGCGGCCACCGGTCTTCCGCGAGGGGCCCTTCGACGAGAACGTGGGTCGGGCGGTCGTGGCCAAGGTCGACGAACGCGTACGCCTCGGGCTGCCGCCGCAGAGTGTCGTCTCGGTGACCGGACTGCCGCTCAACGACGCGATCAGGCGCGCCCGCGAGGACGGGGTGCTCGATCGGCTGCCGATGTTCGACCGGATCACACCGGACGGTGTCGCCTGGGACGACGGACGCGTGGTGGAGGCGGACGTGATCCTCTGGGCGACCGGGTTCCGCGCGGCGATCGACCATCTCGCGCCTCTGAAGCTGCGCGAGCCGGGCGGGGGCATCCGGATGGACGGCACGCGGGCCGTCCGGGACCCCCGTATCCACCTCGTGGGCTACGGGCCGTCGGCATCGACGATCGGCGCCAACCGGGCGGGGCGGGCGGCCGTGCACGAGATCATGCGGCTGCTGGAGCGGGAGCCGGCACTGGTCTGA
- a CDS encoding glycoside hydrolase family 13 protein — translation MYPRSFADSDGDGIGDLAGITQRLDHLADLGIDVIWLSPVYPSPQDDNGYDISDYQDIDPVFGDLAAFDRLLAAVHERGMKLVMDLVVNHTSDEHPWFQESRDPRSPRRDWYWWRPPRDGREPNNWGSFFSGPTWTHDPASDGYYLHLFSPKQPDLNWEHPQLRQAVYAMMRWWLDRGVDGFRMDVVNFISKDPALPDGAVTGDGPLGDGSPHFVCGPRIHDHLQEMHREVFARYPGRLLTVGEMPGVTVEQARLFTDPARAEVDMVFQFEHVGLDHGRHKFDLRPLRLTDLKASLGRWQTELADTGWNSLYWNNHDQPRAVSRFGDDSPRHRVRSATALATVLHLHRGTPYVYQGEELGMANAPFRSIEDFRDIETLNHYAQSLRAGEKPEDVLPGLRAMGRDNARTPMQWDASPHAGFTTGTPWLPVNPDHTEVNAAAARANPDSVYHHYRRLIALRHDEPAVVHGDFTMLLPDDERVYAFTRQHGGTVLLVVANLSSEAVAVPLPDGWQDAELLLGNVPAGEATDAADPAPSGHAVLAPWEARIHRRTT, via the coding sequence ATCTATCCGCGCAGCTTCGCGGACTCCGACGGCGACGGCATCGGTGACCTCGCCGGCATCACGCAGCGCCTGGACCATCTCGCGGATCTGGGCATCGACGTCATCTGGCTGTCGCCGGTCTACCCCTCGCCCCAGGACGACAACGGCTACGACATCAGCGACTACCAGGACATCGACCCGGTCTTCGGCGACCTGGCGGCGTTCGACCGGCTGCTGGCGGCCGTGCACGAACGCGGGATGAAGCTGGTGATGGACCTGGTGGTCAACCACACCTCCGACGAGCACCCGTGGTTCCAGGAGTCCCGCGATCCTCGGAGCCCCCGGCGCGACTGGTACTGGTGGCGGCCTCCGCGCGACGGCCGCGAACCGAACAACTGGGGCTCCTTCTTCTCCGGACCCACCTGGACGCACGACCCCGCGAGCGACGGGTACTACCTCCATCTCTTCTCGCCCAAGCAGCCGGACCTCAACTGGGAGCACCCGCAGCTGCGTCAGGCCGTGTACGCGATGATGCGCTGGTGGCTCGACCGCGGTGTCGACGGCTTCCGGATGGATGTCGTCAACTTCATCTCCAAGGACCCGGCGCTGCCGGACGGCGCCGTGACCGGTGACGGCCCCCTCGGCGACGGCTCGCCCCACTTCGTGTGCGGTCCCCGTATCCACGACCACCTCCAGGAGATGCACCGCGAGGTCTTCGCCCGGTACCCGGGGCGGCTGCTGACCGTGGGCGAGATGCCGGGCGTGACCGTGGAGCAGGCCCGGCTGTTCACCGATCCGGCGCGAGCCGAGGTCGACATGGTCTTCCAGTTCGAGCATGTCGGACTCGACCACGGCCGCCACAAGTTCGACCTGAGGCCCCTGCGTCTGACCGACCTCAAGGCCTCACTCGGGCGCTGGCAGACGGAGCTCGCGGACACCGGCTGGAACAGCCTGTACTGGAACAACCACGACCAGCCCCGCGCGGTCTCCCGCTTCGGCGACGACAGCCCCCGGCACCGTGTGCGCTCCGCCACCGCGCTGGCCACCGTGCTGCATCTGCACCGGGGCACGCCCTACGTCTACCAGGGCGAGGAACTGGGCATGGCCAACGCGCCGTTCCGCTCGATCGAGGACTTCCGGGACATCGAGACGCTCAACCACTACGCGCAGTCGCTCCGGGCCGGGGAGAAGCCCGAGGACGTCCTGCCGGGCCTGCGGGCGATGGGCCGGGACAACGCCCGTACCCCCATGCAGTGGGACGCGTCGCCGCACGCCGGTTTCACCACCGGCACCCCGTGGCTGCCGGTCAATCCCGATCACACCGAGGTCAACGCGGCAGCCGCCCGCGCGAACCCGGACTCCGTCTACCACCACTACCGCCGGCTGATCGCCCTGCGACACGATGAACCCGCCGTCGTGCACGGCGACTTCACGATGCTGCTGCCGGACGACGAACGGGTCTACGCCTTCACCCGGCAGCACGGCGGCACCGTACTGCTCGTGGTCGCCAACCTGAGCTCCGAGGCGGTTGCCGTGCCGCTGCCGGACGGGTGGCAGGACGCCGAACTGCTCCTCGGCAATGTCCCGGCCGGCGAGGCGACCGACGCGGCGGACCCCGCACCGTCCGGTCACGCCGTCCTCGCCCCGTGGGAGGCCCGCATCCACCGCCGCACCACCTGA
- a CDS encoding DoxX family protein, which produces MAILRTAARPLLASVFVSGGFRTLLDPRSVAPAAAPVALPVAERVPRLPEDTERLVRINGAVQLGAGVLLAAGRFPRASALALAASLVPTTLAGHAWWKTEDPEERARLRTQFTKNVSLFGGLLIAAADTHGKPSLAYRSRTAASAGRRRTRRAGRDLGAAVSGVAHDVRSAAGTVRDRLPVG; this is translated from the coding sequence ATGGCCATTCTCAGGACAGCCGCCCGCCCCCTGCTCGCCTCCGTCTTCGTCTCGGGAGGATTCCGTACGCTGCTCGACCCGCGCTCCGTGGCGCCGGCCGCCGCACCCGTGGCGCTGCCCGTCGCCGAACGGGTGCCCCGGCTGCCGGAGGACACCGAGCGGCTGGTCCGGATCAACGGCGCCGTCCAGCTGGGCGCCGGCGTGCTGCTCGCGGCCGGTCGTTTTCCGCGTGCCTCGGCCCTCGCCCTGGCCGCCTCGCTCGTCCCGACCACGCTGGCCGGGCACGCCTGGTGGAAGACCGAGGACCCCGAGGAACGGGCTCGCCTGCGCACCCAGTTCACCAAGAACGTGTCCCTCTTCGGCGGTCTGCTGATCGCGGCGGCGGACACGCACGGGAAGCCGTCGCTGGCCTACCGCTCGCGCACCGCCGCCTCCGCAGGCCGGCGCCGCACCCGTCGCGCCGGACGCGATCTGGGTGCGGCGGTCTCCGGCGTGGCGCACGACGTGCGGTCGGCGGCGGGCACGGTACGCGACCGTCTGCCGGTGGGCTGA
- the hglS gene encoding 2-oxoadipate dioxygenase/decarboxylase — MIPTWRLRAAFARRLSDMYGAEVPAYTTLLEVSAQVNDEVIGKDGDAGRLGGIERVTAERHGAIRVGTPREMRQAAQIFAALGMRPVGFYDLREAAASSVPVVSTAFRPVEAEELERNPFRVFTSMLTTADRRFFDAELEGRLESFLDRRALFPPELLHLAAQAEREEGLDEAAAERFLTLAVAAFELSPEPVDRAWYAELERISAVAADIGGVASTHINHLTPRVLDIDELYRRMGERGITMIDRIQGPPRWDGPDVLLRQTSFRALSEARRFREPDGSIGEGALRVRFGEVEARGIALTRAGRTLYDELIGGSAEEWPLRFPRTERQLAAREMGYFRYEPAAGRPLDGQRPPQDLPGLLDGGWLSALPIVYEDFLPASAAGIFQSNLTEEGTRDRTAIGTHYDQRWLSEVLERPVHDPFDLYAAQQDRSLRQAREAIGHPKDAL; from the coding sequence ATGATCCCGACCTGGCGGCTGCGGGCGGCGTTCGCCCGACGCCTCTCCGACATGTACGGGGCCGAAGTGCCCGCGTACACCACGCTCCTGGAGGTGTCGGCCCAGGTCAACGACGAGGTGATCGGCAAGGACGGCGACGCGGGCCGCCTCGGCGGGATCGAGCGGGTGACGGCCGAGCGGCACGGCGCGATCCGCGTCGGCACCCCGCGTGAGATGCGCCAGGCCGCCCAGATCTTCGCCGCGCTCGGTATGCGGCCGGTCGGCTTCTACGATCTGCGCGAGGCCGCGGCCAGCTCGGTGCCGGTCGTCTCCACCGCCTTTCGTCCCGTCGAGGCCGAGGAGCTGGAACGCAATCCCTTCCGCGTCTTCACCTCCATGCTCACCACCGCCGACCGGCGGTTCTTCGACGCTGAACTCGAAGGCCGGCTGGAGTCGTTCCTCGACCGGCGCGCTCTCTTCCCTCCGGAGCTGCTGCATCTGGCGGCACAGGCGGAGCGGGAGGAGGGGCTCGACGAGGCGGCCGCGGAGCGATTCCTCACCCTGGCGGTGGCCGCTTTCGAACTCTCCCCGGAGCCCGTGGACCGGGCCTGGTACGCGGAACTGGAGCGGATCTCGGCCGTCGCCGCCGACATCGGCGGTGTCGCGAGCACGCACATCAACCACCTCACACCGCGCGTCCTCGACATCGACGAGCTCTACCGGCGGATGGGAGAGCGCGGCATCACGATGATCGACCGCATCCAGGGTCCGCCGCGGTGGGACGGTCCCGATGTCCTGCTGCGCCAGACGTCCTTCCGTGCGCTCTCGGAGGCACGGCGTTTCCGGGAGCCGGACGGCAGCATCGGCGAGGGTGCCCTGCGGGTGCGGTTCGGTGAGGTCGAGGCCCGCGGCATCGCCCTCACACGGGCGGGCCGGACGCTCTACGACGAACTGATCGGCGGATCCGCCGAGGAATGGCCGCTGCGCTTCCCCCGTACGGAACGTCAGTTGGCCGCCCGGGAGATGGGGTACTTCCGGTACGAACCGGCGGCCGGCCGGCCGCTCGACGGGCAGCGGCCGCCGCAGGACCTGCCCGGTCTGCTCGACGGCGGCTGGCTCAGCGCCCTGCCCATCGTCTACGAGGACTTCCTGCCCGCGTCGGCCGCCGGGATCTTCCAGTCGAACCTCACCGAGGAGGGCACCCGGGACCGCACGGCCATCGGCACGCACTACGACCAGCGGTGGCTCTCGGAGGTGCTGGAGCGCCCGGTCCACGACCCCTTCGATCTCTACGCCGCTCAGCAGGACCGTTCACTACGGCAGGCCCGCGAGGCCATCGGACACCCCAAGGACGCGCTGTGA
- a CDS encoding NAD(P)/FAD-dependent oxidoreductase, whose amino-acid sequence MIHSAPGADSPPLPSAADVVIVGGGVIGASIAFHLAEAGVRDVLVVERDEPASGSSGKPIGGIRAQFSDPLNIGLGQRSLEAWRQFATRPGADIGLRTIGYLFLLGTGKEVATFERAVAVQNDLGVRSRIITPREAHELCPYIDPSSIAAAAHSPDDGCALPGAAVGGYLRAARRLGATVLTHCAVTGIATDDGRVRAVHTSSGTVRTGTVVCAAGAWSGAVGAMAGVPLPVVPLRRRIAMTGPLRPGPPRIPFTLDFASSLYFHDDGAGGLVLGLSDPRQKPGFGREFSVEWLEPFREAARRRAPALASLGVRSGWAGLYEVTPDRNALIGRAREVDGFLYATGFSGHGFLQAPAVGEIMRDLYLEATPFVDVGPLSATRFEGSAAAARPEAHII is encoded by the coding sequence ATGATCCACAGCGCTCCGGGTGCGGACTCCCCGCCCCTCCCCTCGGCCGCGGACGTCGTGATCGTGGGCGGCGGTGTCATCGGAGCGAGCATCGCCTTCCATCTGGCCGAGGCCGGCGTCCGGGACGTCCTGGTGGTGGAGCGCGACGAGCCGGCGTCGGGATCGTCGGGGAAACCGATCGGCGGGATCCGCGCCCAGTTCTCGGACCCGCTGAACATCGGGCTGGGACAGCGCAGCCTGGAAGCCTGGCGACAGTTCGCCACCCGCCCTGGCGCCGACATCGGGCTGCGGACCATCGGGTATCTCTTCCTCCTGGGCACGGGGAAGGAGGTGGCGACGTTCGAGCGGGCCGTCGCCGTGCAGAACGATCTGGGGGTCCGCAGCCGGATCATCACGCCGCGCGAGGCTCACGAGCTGTGCCCGTACATCGATCCGTCCTCGATCGCCGCCGCGGCCCACTCCCCCGACGACGGCTGTGCGCTCCCCGGTGCCGCGGTCGGCGGGTACCTCCGTGCGGCCCGCAGGCTCGGTGCCACGGTCCTTACCCACTGCGCGGTCACCGGCATCGCCACCGACGACGGCCGGGTGCGGGCGGTGCACACCTCGTCGGGGACCGTGCGCACCGGCACCGTGGTGTGTGCCGCGGGAGCCTGGTCGGGGGCCGTCGGTGCGATGGCCGGAGTGCCGCTGCCCGTGGTCCCGTTGCGCCGCCGGATCGCGATGACGGGCCCGCTCAGGCCCGGGCCGCCGAGAATCCCGTTCACCCTGGACTTCGCGTCGTCGCTCTACTTCCACGACGACGGCGCGGGTGGGCTGGTCCTCGGGCTCTCCGACCCGCGTCAGAAGCCGGGCTTCGGACGGGAGTTCAGCGTCGAATGGCTGGAGCCGTTCCGGGAGGCGGCCCGGCGGCGGGCGCCGGCGCTCGCGTCGCTGGGGGTCCGCAGCGGCTGGGCGGGGCTGTACGAGGTGACGCCCGACCGCAACGCCCTCATCGGCCGGGCCCGCGAGGTGGACGGATTCCTGTATGCCACCGGCTTCTCCGGGCACGGTTTTCTCCAGGCCCCAGCGGTCGGCGAGATCATGCGCGATCTGTATCTGGAGGCGACGCCGTTCGTCGATGTCGGTCCGCTGTCCGCGACCCGTTTCGAAGGGAGCGCAGCCGCTGCCCGGCCCGAGGCCCACATCATCTGA
- a CDS encoding TIGR03885 family FMN-dependent LLM class oxidoreductase has protein sequence MTVYGFHASHEQVPPADLLSAVVHAEQAGFTAAMCSDHFSPWSARQGESGFAWSWLGAALQATDRIPFGVVNAPGQRYHPAIVAQAVGSLAAMYPGRFWAALGSGEASNEHITGERWPRKEVRNARLRECVDIIRALLRGEEVSHEGLVTVDRARLWTRPPTPPPLIGAACSEATARWCADWADGLITVNAPHEQLTRIINAYRSAGGTGPLHLQVHLSWDPDHDTALAVAHHQWRSNVHGPPASWDLETAELFDSVSEHVTPEQVADCVNVSSDLGRHAAWLQEYADLGFDAVMLHHVGQEQAAFIEAFGAKVLPQLDVTRPRAYTAERAR, from the coding sequence ATGACCGTCTACGGATTTCATGCCTCGCACGAACAGGTACCGCCTGCCGACCTGCTGAGCGCGGTGGTCCACGCGGAACAGGCGGGCTTCACCGCCGCCATGTGCTCGGACCACTTCTCGCCCTGGAGCGCCCGGCAGGGTGAATCCGGCTTCGCCTGGTCGTGGCTCGGCGCCGCGTTGCAGGCGACCGACCGCATACCGTTCGGCGTCGTCAACGCGCCGGGCCAGCGGTACCACCCGGCGATCGTCGCGCAGGCGGTGGGCAGTCTCGCCGCCATGTACCCCGGACGGTTCTGGGCCGCTCTCGGCAGCGGTGAGGCGTCCAACGAGCACATCACCGGCGAGCGGTGGCCCCGCAAGGAGGTACGCAACGCGCGGCTGCGCGAGTGCGTCGACATCATCCGCGCCCTGCTGCGCGGCGAGGAGGTCAGCCATGAGGGCCTGGTGACGGTGGACCGGGCCAGGCTGTGGACCCGTCCCCCGACCCCACCGCCGCTGATCGGCGCCGCGTGCAGCGAGGCGACGGCGCGCTGGTGCGCGGACTGGGCCGACGGCCTGATCACCGTGAACGCCCCGCACGAACAGCTGACGCGGATCATCAACGCCTACCGCTCCGCCGGCGGGACCGGCCCGCTGCACCTCCAGGTCCATCTCAGCTGGGACCCCGACCACGACACGGCCCTCGCCGTCGCCCACCACCAGTGGCGTTCCAACGTCCATGGTCCGCCCGCCAGTTGGGACCTGGAGACGGCGGAGCTCTTCGACAGTGTCAGCGAGCACGTCACCCCCGAGCAGGTCGCGGACTGCGTCAACGTCTCCTCCGACCTGGGCCGGCACGCGGCCTGGCTCCAGGAGTACGCCGACCTCGGCTTCGACGCGGTGATGCTGCACCACGTCGGGCAGGAACAGGCCGCCTTCATCGAGGCGTTCGGCGCCAAGGTGCTGCCGCAGCTCGACGTGACCCGTCCGCGGGCCTACACCGCGGAGCGTGCGCGATGA
- a CDS encoding alpha-amylase family protein yields MRLTRTSDLWWKNAVVYCLDVETYQDSNGDGTGDFAGLTQRIDHLVRLGVTCVWLMPFYPTRERDDGYDITDFYGVDPRLGTLGDFTEFVRTARDRGIRVIADLVVNHTSEHHPWFEDARSGRDAAHRDWYVWRDEPPEDGPSGVVFPDAEKSLWEYDRTSGQYYLHRFYKQQPDLNITNPAVRDEIARIMGFWTQLGLSGFRVDAVPFLLETDGQDDAGRLPDPHEYLADLRAFLGRHCGDAVLLGEVNLPYDETALFFGEPSSGRGDELTMCFDFIGMQRMYLSMARGDSSPLADALRTRPAAPRDAHWATFVRNHDELTLDKLGDDERAEVFEAFGPEKDMQLYDRGLRRRLPPMVGGDRRRLELAYSLLFTLPGTPVLYYGEEIGMGENLAAEGRQAVRGPMQWTADDDAGFSTADAGAFPNPLCEGEFGPGRVNVHDQTHDAGSLLARMRLMIERYRGAPELAWGTYEVLDTPAPAVLAHISSLPEGAVLALHNFADHTVTAETKAPELKPGTVLTDVLTGAAVTIPRDGRLRTELEPYGYRWLRVDTTADDPERTTAS; encoded by the coding sequence ATGAGGCTGACCCGGACCTCCGACCTGTGGTGGAAGAACGCGGTGGTGTACTGCCTGGACGTCGAGACGTACCAGGACAGCAACGGCGACGGCACCGGCGACTTCGCGGGCCTCACCCAGCGGATCGACCATCTGGTGCGCCTCGGTGTCACCTGTGTGTGGCTGATGCCCTTCTACCCGACACGCGAACGCGACGACGGCTACGACATCACCGACTTCTACGGAGTCGACCCCCGCCTCGGCACGCTCGGCGACTTCACCGAGTTCGTCCGCACCGCCCGCGACCGCGGCATCCGGGTCATCGCCGACCTGGTGGTCAACCACACCTCCGAGCACCACCCCTGGTTCGAGGACGCCCGCTCGGGCCGCGACGCGGCGCACCGCGACTGGTACGTGTGGCGCGACGAGCCGCCCGAGGACGGACCCTCCGGCGTGGTCTTCCCGGACGCGGAGAAGAGCCTGTGGGAGTACGACCGGACGTCCGGCCAGTACTACCTGCACCGGTTCTACAAGCAGCAGCCCGACCTCAACATCACCAACCCGGCCGTGCGGGACGAGATAGCCCGCATCATGGGGTTCTGGACCCAGCTCGGTCTTTCCGGTTTCCGGGTCGACGCGGTGCCGTTCCTGCTGGAGACCGACGGGCAGGACGACGCCGGCCGGCTGCCCGACCCCCATGAGTACCTCGCGGATCTGCGCGCCTTCCTCGGCCGCCACTGCGGCGACGCGGTGCTGCTGGGCGAGGTCAATCTCCCCTACGACGAGACGGCGTTGTTCTTCGGCGAACCGAGCTCCGGCCGCGGCGACGAACTGACGATGTGCTTCGACTTCATCGGCATGCAGCGGATGTACCTCTCGATGGCCCGCGGCGACTCGTCCCCGCTCGCCGACGCCCTCCGTACGCGGCCCGCCGCTCCCCGCGACGCCCACTGGGCCACCTTCGTCCGCAATCACGACGAGCTGACCCTGGACAAGCTCGGCGACGACGAACGCGCCGAGGTCTTCGAGGCGTTCGGCCCCGAGAAGGACATGCAGCTCTACGACCGCGGTCTGCGCCGCAGACTGCCCCCGATGGTCGGCGGTGACAGGCGGCGGCTGGAACTCGCCTACAGCCTGCTGTTCACCCTGCCCGGTACGCCCGTCCTCTACTACGGGGAGGAGATCGGGATGGGTGAGAATCTCGCCGCGGAGGGCCGACAGGCCGTGCGCGGGCCGATGCAGTGGACCGCCGACGACGACGCCGGCTTCTCCACCGCGGACGCCGGAGCGTTCCCGAACCCGCTGTGCGAGGGCGAGTTCGGCCCCGGGCGGGTGAACGTGCACGACCAGACCCACGACGCCGGATCGCTGCTCGCGCGCATGCGCCTGATGATCGAGCGCTACCGCGGGGCGCCCGAACTGGCCTGGGGGACGTACGAGGTCCTCGACACCCCCGCGCCCGCCGTCCTCGCCCACATCAGCTCGCTCCCGGAGGGGGCCGTGCTGGCCCTGCACAATTTCGCGGACCACACGGTCACCGCGGAAACGAAGGCGCCCGAGCTGAAGCCGGGCACGGTGCTCACCGACGTGCTGACCGGCGCCGCCGTCACCATCCCGCGCGACGGCCGTCTGCGCACGGAGCTGGAGCCGTACGGCTACCGGTGGCTGCGCGTCGACACGACGGCGGACGACCCGGAGCGTACGACCGCGAGCTGA